A section of the Bryobacteraceae bacterium genome encodes:
- a CDS encoding resistance-nodulation-cell division efflux membrane fusion protein, protein MILMQLSPRWAVVIVILLLAACGKRASEAPEPLAAVQVRQAAQLQRAEVIRAGGNVEAYESSELGFQVPGRIRRMLVEEGQLVSQGQLLAELDPTDYRLGAEIAEGEAAAARAMADKARAGVRRQELEQARAAYEQAEDEYRRMKTLFERKSLAPIDFRKIETHWQVARQRYEEAMEGARREDREAAEAKLRQAEANARLNRKRVEDTQLRAPLAGVVARRLADTGEMVSAGMPVVALMRLHPARVRVGVPEAEIGKVGIGQTARVRIPSLDGREFAAKVELVGFAAEPQSRTFPVRLLAPNPRLELRAGMIAEAEIETGARVAVRTVPADAVWRDPQGATHVFVYSPQSGRVHARRVRTGRGAGREVEIAEGLGDGDLVVIGGQHKVKDGMRVQAEILR, encoded by the coding sequence GTGATTCTCATGCAGCTTTCTCCCCGTTGGGCAGTGGTGATTGTGATCCTCCTGCTCGCCGCCTGCGGAAAGCGCGCCAGCGAGGCGCCGGAACCGCTTGCCGCCGTGCAGGTCCGTCAGGCCGCGCAACTCCAACGCGCAGAAGTCATTCGCGCCGGGGGCAACGTGGAGGCTTACGAATCCTCCGAGCTGGGATTCCAGGTGCCAGGCCGCATCCGCCGCATGCTTGTCGAAGAAGGCCAGTTGGTCAGCCAGGGGCAGTTGCTGGCCGAACTGGATCCCACCGATTACCGCCTGGGTGCGGAGATCGCCGAAGGGGAGGCGGCGGCCGCGCGTGCAATGGCGGACAAGGCGCGGGCTGGCGTGCGGCGGCAGGAACTCGAGCAGGCGCGCGCGGCTTATGAGCAGGCCGAGGACGAATACCGCCGCATGAAGACCCTGTTCGAGCGAAAGAGCCTCGCGCCAATCGACTTCAGGAAGATCGAGACCCACTGGCAGGTGGCCAGGCAACGTTACGAGGAGGCGATGGAAGGCGCCCGCCGCGAAGACCGCGAGGCGGCCGAGGCCAAGCTGCGCCAGGCGGAAGCCAACGCCAGGCTCAACCGGAAACGTGTGGAGGACACGCAACTGCGTGCGCCGCTGGCCGGTGTCGTAGCGCGCCGGCTGGCCGACACGGGCGAGATGGTCTCCGCCGGTATGCCGGTGGTGGCGCTGATGAGGCTGCATCCTGCGCGCGTGCGCGTGGGCGTGCCCGAGGCCGAGATCGGCAAAGTCGGCATCGGGCAGACGGCCCGGGTCCGGATCCCGTCGCTGGACGGGCGCGAGTTCGCGGCCAAAGTCGAACTCGTTGGGTTTGCGGCCGAGCCGCAGTCGCGCACGTTCCCCGTGCGGTTGCTGGCGCCAAACCCCCGGCTGGAGCTGCGCGCCGGCATGATCGCCGAGGCCGAGATCGAAACCGGCGCCCGGGTCGCAGTGCGCACGGTCCCTGCGGACGCCGTCTGGCGCGACCCGCAGGGGGCCACTCATGTCTTCGTCTACTCGCCGCAGAGCGGACGCGTCCATGCACGGCGCGTCCGAACGGGCCGCGGCGCCGGCCGCGAAGTGGAAATCGCCGAAGGTCTCGGCGACGGCGATCTCGTCGTGATCGGCGGCCAGCACAAGGTCAAGGACGGAATGCGCGTCCAGGCGGAGATCCTGCGATGA